GAGCCTAAAGCTTGAATTCTTGGAGAAGAAGGATTTAGTTTCTTATTTTCTAAGGATTCGGGCTCTAAATTATGGGTAACTTTTTAAACGGAACTACCACATTATTACATATCAAATTATGATAACTACTGCAACCCAGTATGTCTTCCCTGCCCTGGCTGTTAGCATTTACTGAGAACTAGCCACCAatgcctgtctgtctttcatcACAGGATAGCTTAATCCTGAAGTCCTGAGCAACGGACACACCTTGTTTGAATCTGTAGTGATAAAATGTAGCCAGTCTGCGGGTCAAAAATCAAAGCTCAACAAGAAAGCCCTTCCTGGGTCTAAATAAGCTCCTATgattcctttgttttaatttctatGAGATAGGCCTCACTATAcggccctggctgacctggaactcataatcctcctgcctcagcctccctggtgCTGAGGTCAAACTAGCTTCATAAGCCTCTTTTAAATTAAAGGATGTGTGTTTCCTGCTTCTTAAGAGAGCTTTGCTACAGTAGCAAGTCTGATTGGATTTAATGCTCAGGACGTTGTCTTTGGAAGGTGTCTCTGCACTTTTTGGCATTAGTCAGGAGTACAGTTCTGGGATATCCCACCCTTTTCCCTGGAACCAGTTTGAGAAACAAAACTATTTATGgtattagagaaaaaaaatagcttTTGCTTCCTGGCAGTGCAGTCAAGTTGAAAATTATGCAATGTTGGGGAAAATCTTGTGTGTCTGAGATTCTCCACCAGGATGGTTGGGTATAGAGTCACAGATCTTGGTCATCAATagagtttctttttatttgagtttgggacagctcaggctggcctcaaatgcactgtatagcctaggctggccttgtatCCAGTATCCTCTTGCCCCTGCCTCTTGTGTGCTTATTAGAATTATGGGGCATATGTCACACCCATACAGCACCTGAGTAGTATTTAGATGAAGTATTTTCAGCTGATGGTAATTTCCAGGTATTCAGTTCAAAactggtcctggtgtctcttctcaTTCCCCGCCCCCATCAGTTGTCTCCCTTGTACTGGGTGCAGCACAGTGCTCACCGTGGAAGTCTGATTGTGATCGCAAAGGGTAGTGAAGTCCTGATGCAAACTTTCAGCAAGTCTGCTTTTACTCCTTATACAAAAGAGCAAATTAGATAATTCTAGCCAGGCAAGTGGGCAGGTTTACTTCCAGTAGAACATGTGATTGTCCCACCGCTGGGAAGGCAGTGTCTGTTTCAGATTTCTGCAGAACAGTTCACAAGCTACAGACTGCACCTCTGGAtagcgctctctctctgtctctctctctgtctctgtccctctctctgtctccctctctctctctgtctctctttgtctctctctctctctctgtctgtctctccctccctccctctcactctccctctctttctctacattaATATTCAGAGTATTAGACAGTAACTTGAGTGTTATACTGTAACATGTCATATATACCCAAAGTTAATCTGGTGTATATTTACTGGTTTTTAGTTAGATGGTTCAGAGCGGGGAAAATAGGATCTATAAATAACATAGTAGAATTACTttgttgtgtttctttgtttttgatttttatgaTTCTTACTTTTTTTCTAAGTCTAGTATTAACTTCTGTAAGTTAACATAGAATGATCATGTACACATGTGTTCATGCCTGTAAGTTAAAATAGGATGATCATGTGCACATATGTTCAGGCCTGTAAATTAACATAGAATgatcatgtgcacatgtgttcatgcaGGCATTACATGGCAGCCTCTTTTCCTTGCTACAAAGCACAAGGCCTCAGCTCTGACCTCAAGCTCCCCTGTGCTTCCCTTATTCCCGGGGTAGGGGGTGTGTTAGACAACTCCATGACCAGTGCGTCCGCTCTGACCCAATCCTTCCGGGCAGCCAGCTCAAAGATGGACCTTTCTGACCTGCCCATTCTGGTTCTTTCGGAAGCTTGAGGAGGAACACTGAGCTGGAAGCTGCTGGCTGTGTGCCAGAGGGCCTGCATTCAGCTCAGCATGGCCGACTGCCAGCTCCAGTCATAGGTTGGGAGTGTGAGCATAGAGAGTTGTGACACTGTCCGTGTATGCATTTGCTTCGTACCTACTCTGTATCACAGAGGGGGAGGAGGCAGGCATCCTCCACTGACATTCAGCACATATCATCTCTTAACCATATTTGATGATGGTGTCAACAGCAGGAATTCCACTCTTCTTGGCAGGCTGTACATGTGTAACTCCATGTTGGCCACAGGGTACAAAgttgaatatttaattttaattctgagactgagattgtgtttattttaaaagtgaagaGACACATATGTGCACTGTCTGCAGGGACAGTGGGTGGACACGGAGCCCGGCTGTAGCCGGCTGGCTGTGGGCAGAAGGAAGTGTGTTTTAGGAAAGAGTTGAGCCTGCAAAGATGGGGAAACCGGGCAATTTCCCCATTTTTGTAAGCTGATTTTCTACTTACTCAGAAATAAATTCTGAGAacaccctttccctttccccataTTTACACAGCAGCataaaacctttctaaagctAAAGACAGGCTGCACTTCGTACCTGAGGGGCTGGGCATCTGGAGTGGTTCACACTTTTGAGATCTCCTCTCCTGACCTCTCCCCTCCCcgcccttctcctcctccttccctttcccttctttctttattctgctttcttcccctcccccatttctcctcttttgttgTTTCATCTTGGAGCATTTGTGTGTTGGTGGTGTTATGAGGTATCCTGAGGATGGGACCCAGGTAGAGACGCAGGGTTCATTAACCTAAAGGATATTGGGTAGGCTATTTTAAGTGTGGCTGTGTTCTTACTGTGGCTGGTCATatgagggcagatgtgggagTTTCCATTCATGTCATCATCCAGCTCAAAAGCTTTCGATTTCGGAGGGCTTTGTACCTTTAAGAGTTATGCAATCTGTATTGTTAATTAGAACACTAGTGCTCTGCATCTATGATGGCCCTATACTCTGTATCTATGGCAGCCATACATTGTGCCTGTGACAGCCCTACACCCTGTGTCTGTGAGGCCAGCCCTACGCTCTGTGTCAGACATAACTATAGATTATTGGTGATCAGGGCTTTCTTTAACATTTGCATCTTAAATTTAGAAAAGTGAAATTGAAAGAAACTATCCCTACTTACTCAGCATCAACTTGGGAAATCAAATGCAGATTGTgctctattttgtttattttttatctcgattctgttgggggggaggggggacagagTCTctgtctgtagcccaggctgtccttgagctcGGCTCAGAAGGCTCACACTCTTGCTGTGTCAGGCACTTGCTACGTAGTCACTGGGTTACTTGGCAGGAATACGTGGCTCACTGGGTCATTTTTCCAGCTTTACACTTTATTTTTCTAGGCGCTTCCCTTCTAATCCATTGGTGGAAAAACCCTGAAGGATTCTGCTACCAAATGAAAGGATAAATGGGAGAAGTGTAGGTCTAGACTCAGCTGAGTCTAAAAGCATTGGTGTCTTAATAAACAGTTGTTGTGTAACTGATGAACAGAACTCAGACCAATGGGAATCAGTAGGCTCAGATCTGTTGTGTGTTCAGTCCAGGGACAGAGCTGCTCTTCGTCGTCCTGCAGTGACGGCTCATCCAAATTGCCCTGACTTTACAGAACGTGTTCTACAGAACGTGTTGGGATTTTCCTTGGCTTGAGGGATACTGCAGTAGCATTCCCTCTGAGAGCCAGGGCATGCAGCAAATACCACATAGGCGAAGGAGCCAGCTTCTAGTACTggacagggagaagaaaggcagatagatgtagcttttcttttcttttttttttcagatctaCATGAGCCCTGAGGTGATTCTGTGCAGGGGCCATTCCACAAAAGCAGACATCTACAGCCTTGGAGCCACGCTCATTCACATGCAGACAGGCACCCCACCCTGGGTGAAGCGCTACCCTCGATCGGCCTATCCCTCCTACCTGTACATAGTAAGTGAGAGTCAACCAAAGACATGGGGCGATGGGAGAATTGTGACCCACAAGAGGTGGCTGCCAATTCTGTTACTGACACAAAAGGCTGTTCGAGTGCAAACTGACTGAAACGAGACAAAATTTATATGCTACCCCATTGTGTGACAAGACACACCTAGAAGCAACAGATTCTGACAACTTGTCAGttctttttaataagaaaatacagtagttattgctttctgtttcttccagCCTCCCTTTACTTTGCTCAGTAGCCTGGCAGAGACCAGAGCATgggaggaggcagatgcaggtatTTCCCTGTTGCTGCAGCCACTTCTGGACCCCCATAAGAAGCTGTCACAGCTAATTTAAACCCAGCTTTATTTAAGCCAAAGCTGATTGAACCTCCCCTAAAAAATTGGAGAGCATTTGCTTGGCCGTGCAGTGGGGCACAGGTCTCTCACAAAGCCATTACTGCTGAAGATATGTCTCTACCTCATCCATGCTCACAGAGCTGGTTTGTTGACAGATCCACAAGCAGGCACCTCCCCTGGAAGATATTGCTGGTGACTGCAGTCCAGGCATGAGGGAGCTGATAGAAGCCGCCCTGGAGAGGAACCCCAACCACCGCCCAAAAGCAGCAGACCTACTGAAACACGAAGCCCTGAATCCCCCAAGAGAGGACCAGCCACGGTGTCAGAGTCTGGACTCTGCCCTCTTTGACCGGAAGAGGCTGCTGAGCAGGAAGGAGCTAGAACTTCCTGAGAACATTGCTGGTAGGACGCTGTGCTGTTTGTGAGTGGGTGTAGGCCTGTGGGTGTGGAGCCACTGGTCTTTCTCCTCCTGCCCACAGGAAAGCTCTGATGTGGGTCCTGAAAACacttgcctggtgtgtgtgtgtgtgtgtgtgtgtgtgtgtgtactcatgcacaTGGAGGAATCAGGCACATCTCCAGAGgttaaggcaggaagattgcccAGATGCTAGCACAACATAGTGACCCTTACCTAAACGAAACAGAAAGGGGGTGACTTCCTGAGTATCATGCAATATCTTCTgagaaactgaagaaaaccttCAGGCAACACTTTGGATCAGCTCACCCATGGCCAGAACTCTAGCTAGTTTCACTGTGaactgaggtaacacagtcactgGATGTTGcctttgatttgcattatttGAAACAGAGACTATCCTTTGAATTGAGAACCAAATGGGTAGTGCTGGCCTGCCGTTAGGGATGGGTGGGCTTCTGGGTACATTCGGACTTGGCTGGGAGTGGTGAGAAAGTACCAGATCTGATGGTACCACCTTGCTCTTTTGTCTTCTGCTTGAAAGTCTCCATGTTGGCTATGAATCCTTCCCACCTAGGAAGGTCAGTGTATCCCCTCCCCTGAGCTTGGAGAAGGCTTCTGTTCAGTAAACATAGACTCAAAGTCAGAGGTCAAACCTGGATGGAGTGCCTGTCTTTCTTTATACCTGTCTAGTTTTGCTAGATCTGGTGGGGGGAATTGAGGTACTGAAAAATATGCCAGAGTTTTGATCCATTCCTTGTCTTCTTGACCCCTACTTGAAGCCTACGACCTATGTGCTATTCCATAAGTAGCCCAGGGTGTCCTTAAGGCCGTCTGTGTCAGAGCCACAGCTGGGGACTGTCTCTTGAGCCCCATAGGGTTATTCCTTAGCAGAAGGGACATGGAGTTGTTACTTGCTGGGCTGTCTGATCATTTATGTCATTTTCCCATTGTTTCCATGTTGCTTCTGCAGATTCATCATGCACAGGAAGCACCGAGGAGTCTGAAGTGCTCAGGAGACAGCGTTCCCTCTACATTGATCTCGGAGCTCTGGCTGGCTACTTCAATATTGTTCGTGGTCCACCAACCCTGGAATATGGCTGATGGATGACTCTATTGGCAACAGTAGGGCGGATATTTCTCTCCTGGATGTTGGTTTCACAGACCCTACACAGCAGCTCTGGATAGTGAATTTTACCCAATTTTTTTAGGAAGCAGGGAGGAGGTCTCTAGTGACACAGGAATGTCAAAGCCCTGGCCCCCTTTGTGAAGCTCCTCTGGCATGTTCCAGAGCCCAAGGTTCTCATTTCTCAGGTGGTGGGACTGGACAAAAGGGAGTGGTGAGCTCAGGAAAGAATCATTTCTGATGACAATTCTATTCACTTTGCACTTTAATGGACATTAAAAAAATAGCTCTCACAAGATAGTAACCTAAAATACCTGTTCTTGGTTCTTATATAACCATGGGTTCTTCATTCAACTCAGAAGACCTGatctgtgtatatatttgtgtgtattatATGGTAACTCTTTGTACCTTGGTTGGTAGAGTCTAGTATAAGTTTAGTTAATAGTATTTTGGGTGGATAGAGCAACTCTAATATTACAGCAATTCACTGGACTAGTGTCTCACAAATGACTGATTTACTCAGAGCCATTAAGCAGCAGGCCACTAGTGAGAGTTTCTGTTATGTTCCTATGGAAACACTGTGTATTGTACGTGCTAtgcttaaaacatttaaaacacaaTGTTTTAAATGTGGACAGAACTGTGTAAACCACATAATTTCTGTACATCCCAAAGGATGAGAAATGTGACCTTcaagaaaatggaaacatttgTAAATTCTTTGTAGTGATACCTTTGTAATTAAtgaaactatttttctttaaagtgttTCTATATTAAAAATAGCATACTGTGTATGTTTTATTCCAAAATTCCTTCATgaatctttcatatatatatgtgtatatattttaacatTGTAAAGTATGAGTATTcttatttaaagtatatttttacaTTATGCAAATGAACTTCAACGTTTTAGTCCAATGTGACTGGtcaaataaaccaaataaactgagtattttgtcttaatttttgagattgtatATTTCTCAGCCGGGTCACAGGGTTGGGATAGACGTTGGAGGGAGGGGCACATCTCAGGCACTAGAAACATTGCCATTTGCTGACTCCTCTGGCGCTGCCCTGGAATGTCTTCATGCTGATTGGTAAATGCTCTATCCTTGGTTGACAACACTAACACAGAAAACGGCTGTGAGTTGGGGTGAGTGGTATTCCACTCCAACCTGTGTCTTGTGTTTATATAGTTATGCTACCTCGAGTGCAGACTTGCGAGCTGTTTACTCATGAGTGCTAACACTACTAACTAACTTGCTTCTGAGATGAACCACATTCACCAAATTCCAGCGGAGACAGTTGAATGGGAAGGCAGATGAGACTTTATCCCCTAAGTGAATAGGATGTGACCTTTCCATATGTGTTGGACACAGAACACTGTGTTTCTATATGCTAGTCAGAATCCAAgcactgagaaaaaaaatgcccGCGATACCTGGCTTtcaggaaggaaaggtttattgaACTTTGGTTCAAGGTTTCAGAAGTTTCTGTCCATGGATGCT
This genomic interval from Rattus norvegicus strain BN/NHsdMcwi chromosome 17, GRCr8, whole genome shotgun sequence contains the following:
- the Map3k8 gene encoding mitogen-activated protein kinase kinase kinase 8 isoform X3, whose translation is MEAGEGGSVLEKLESCGPMREFEIIWVTKHVLKGLDFLHSKKVIHHDIKPSNIVFMSTKAVLVDFGLSVQMTEDVYLPKDLRGTEIYMSPEVILCRGHSTKADIYSLGATLIHMQTGTPPWVKRYPRSAYPSYLYIIHKQAPPLEDIAGDCSPGMRELIEAALERNPNHRPKAADLLKHEALNPPREDQPRCQSLDSALFDRKRLLSRKELELPENIADSSCTGSTEESEVLRRQRSLYIDLGALAGYFNIVRGPPTLEYG
- the Map3k8 gene encoding mitogen-activated protein kinase kinase kinase 8 isoform X2 → MKTKKRMACKLIPVDQFKPSDVEIQACFRHENIAELYGAVLWGDTVHLFMEAGEGGSVLEKLESCGPMREFEIIWVTKHVLKGLDFLHSKKVIHHDIKPSNIVFMSTKAVLVDFGLSVQMTEDVYLPKDLRGTEIYMSPEVILCRGHSTKADIYSLGATLIHMQTGTPPWVKRYPRSAYPSYLYIIHKQAPPLEDIAGDCSPGMRELIEAALERNPNHRPKAADLLKHEALNPPREDQPRCQSLDSALFDRKRLLSRKELELPENIADSSCTGSTEESEVLRRQRSLYIDLGALAGYFNIVRGPPTLEYG